CGGGCCAGGTATCGACTACCGAACGAATGGTGGCTTTCAATGAGACGGCGAATGTGGCGGAAGTGGCAAAGGCACTCAATGTGCTCGGAGCAACACCCCGTGATCTTATTGCGATATTCCAGGCACTCAAGACAGCCGGATCACTGAGAGCAGAGCTGATTGTAATTTAAGAGGGCAGTGAAAAGAACTTTTTCACGCGCCCGATAATGAAACGTATTGTTTCGTTGTTGTCAAGGGCATGAAAACATGTTCCCGAATCATTAATCGGGGATCGGCACTCCGTGCAGACCCTTGACAGATTGTATTACCGAAAACTGTGTTTTATACCACGCTTTTTAAGGAATTTTATGGATCCGGTATCGAATATGACCGCTGTTTCCCATGAAGGGATTCAGCTGCAAAAACAAGGACAGGCGTTTATTTCTCTCGAACGTGAACAGGGTATGTATTCCCTTAAAAAAACCACGACCGATGATGACACCGTCAGAAAAAAAGCCCGTCTTCGTGAGGCTGCAGAGGGATTCGAGGGGATATTCATCCGGAAGCTGCTGAGCACCATGCGCTCGACAATGTCCGAGAACAGCATGTTCGGGACCGGACCCGAAGGAGACATTTACGGCGACATCATTGATAATGCTCTTGCGGATGTTATGGCGAAACGCGGTATACTCGGTCTCGGAGATAAGCTTTACGACTCGATGGCGGCACGGCTGGAGAAAAAACCGGAGACCGAAACAAATCATATTCCAAAAGCGGAATTCCTCAAGATTAGACGATGAGATGACGATATATAAGAAAGGGAAAAACATATGGAATTGAATGCATGCATAGAAGAGCTGCTGGATATTCTGAAGAGAGAAATCCAGTCATTTAATACGGTGAGCGAATTATTGATTCTTGAAGAGAAAAGCCTCATCGAGTTTAATACGGCAACGCTTGCTGAAAATCTCGAACATCAGGAAGATGTGTTTTCCAGCATCGCCTGTCTGGAAAAAAGCAGGATAAATGTTCTGAACAGAATCAGCAGCATACTGGGCGAAGAAACGGATTTATCGACTCTCGAAACACTTTTCCCTCTGGTGGATGCCACATACAGAAAAAAGCTCCAGGAAACGGGGCATGTGCTCAATACCATCTATGAGAATATCAAAAAGAAAAAGATCGCCAATTCGATACTGATTAAACAGGGAATTATTCTTGTGGAAAGCGATATACGGGTAATGCTGAATGTCCTCGGGAAAACCGCGCAGAAGAAGCATGGATATTCTTCAAAAGCCGAGCTCCAGCATAATTCGGGCGGCGTTTGTATAGACGGAACAATGTGAGAAGGTGAAATGAGTACTTTATTTTTTGGATTGAATGTCGGTAAAAATGCACTTGCCGCTCAAACGTACGTTCTTAACACCATTTCCCATAATGTGGCAAATGCCAATACACCCGGGTATTCACGCCAGGAAGTACAGCTTGTGTCGGCTGAAAGTGACTTGTCGAGCAGCAGGTTTGGCGGTGGCATCAAGCTTGGAGCCGGCGTCGATGCAACGACGGTCACACGGTCACGGTTCGCCCTGTATGATGAAATATATCGCTATGAAAATCAGGATTTCAATGCGTTCAGTAAAACTGAAGACCTTGCCCATCAGGTTGAACTCCTCTTCGATGAGCCTTCGGATCGCGGATTTGGTGAGATAATCAACGAATTTTTTAATGCATGGCAGGACCTGGCCAATTCACCACTTAATATGGCGGCGCGCCAGAGTCTCAAATCCATCGGAGATGAGCTCACAAGCCGTATGCAGCGTATTAACAACCAGCTCATCATCATGCAGCAGGATATCGATACCGAGATTACCACTATTCCAAAGCAAATCAATGAAATTGCCAGCGAAGTCGCCAAGCTGAACGCCTCTATCCGTATCGCGGGGGCACAAGGTGGCGAGGCAAACGATCTTCGCGACAAACGTGATACCCTCATAGATGAGCTTTCCAACCTGGTCGAAGTAAGGACTGTGGAGCAGCAGGACGGCACCATGACGGTCCTTGTCGGTTCCAATGTCATGGTCGAACGTGATTCATCTACTGAGCTCACTCCAGTTTCACAGTCGGGGGGTGACCGTAATATCAAAAAGACAGGGATTATTTCAACCGAGGGAGATGAATTTATACCAGAGAGAGGCAAGCTTGGCGCTCTTATGAATTTTCGGGATGAAGTAATTCCGGGTATTATTACACGGCTTGACAAACTGGCGGAATCCTTAGTGACACGGCTTAATTTCGAACACCGTAACGGATATGGTCTCGATGGTGAAACGAACAGGGACTTTTTCGATCCTCTTAAAACCCAGGCTTTCAATATTTCGCTTTCGGCGGATATTGATGATGTAGGTCATATCGCGGTCTCCGGGGACGGTACAAAAGGTGATAATTCGAATGCCCGGAATATCGACATCATGAAAAATACCAAAATAGTCGATCAGACTTTCACTCTTTCCGAATACTACAATTCCCTTATTGCAGATATCGGTATCATCGGGCAGGAATCATATAACGGTCGTGTTAATCAGGAATTGCTCGTCAACCAGATTGACAGCGCCCGTGAACGGGTCAAAGGTGTAAGTATTGACGAGGAACTCATCAAGATGATTCAGACACAGCATATATACCAGGGTGCTTCACGGTTAATTACAACGATGGATGAACTGCTCGATACCGTAGTGAATATGAAACGATGAGTCTCCCGGTAATAAAGTGAAACGGAGTTTCATGACATGAGAATTACCGATAAAATACTCCATAACAACTTTATCTATAATCTTGCTTATGCTTCCGAGCGGTTATATGAGTCTGAAACGAAGGTCCTGACCAATAAAAGGCTGAATAAACCATCGGACAGTCCTGTTGATGTGATGACCGATCTTGCCATCCGGACAAAACTTGATGAGATAACCCAATTTCAGAGAAACATCTCGCGGTCTCAGACGCTCCTTCAGAACACAGAATCGATTACTTCCCAGATGCAGGAGATATTTCAGAGGGTGAACACGCTGACTATCCAGGGAGCTTCGGATTCTTATGGCCCGACCGATAAACTTTCCATATCGTACGAAGTCAATCAGCTTCTCGAACAGGTTTACAGTTACGCCAACAACAGGTCCGAGTCAATCTATACATTCAGCGGAACTTACAGCGATACTGCACCGTACATTGCAATCCGTAATTCCGATGGCGAGATTGAATCAGTCAAAAGCGCGGGTTCTTCGGGAGATATTATTACTACTATCGGTGAAAACATCAACATGAAAGTAAATATTAATGGTGAAGACCTGTTTGAATCCGGAGAAAATCTTTTCAATGTCCTCATCGATATCAGAGACAGCCTCAGGGCGAACGATTCCGATTCCTTGAGAAATGACATCGGAAAACTTGAAACGGCAAGTGAAAAAATCATTAATATTCAAGCAGTTATAGGTTCACGTCTCAACCGGATAACCGCTGCTGACTCACGGGCAGAAAACGATACCATCAGTTTTACCGAGTTTCTTTCGAATACCGAGGATATCGATGCTTCTGAAGCAATCATGGATTATCAGTTGCAGCTCCTCACGCTTCAATCCTCGCTTCAGGCGGGATCACGGTTGATACAACCGAAACTATCGGATTTTCTGTCATAATAAGGCCATGAGTGGCTGAGGGAGAAGATATTCATGGCAACAAACCTATAATAAACCGGAAGATTGAGCTGATATTCGAGTTTTTTATTCTTGTAATTTCCGGATTCACCATGTATACTAACAAAGTGATAACGTTACCGAGGAGATAGTGTTATGACGAACAACTCAAAGAGCAAATCAGTGACCTTCAAAACATCGCGGGGGCTCA
The sequence above is drawn from the bacterium genome and encodes:
- the flgK gene encoding flagellar hook-associated protein FlgK yields the protein MSTLFFGLNVGKNALAAQTYVLNTISHNVANANTPGYSRQEVQLVSAESDLSSSRFGGGIKLGAGVDATTVTRSRFALYDEIYRYENQDFNAFSKTEDLAHQVELLFDEPSDRGFGEIINEFFNAWQDLANSPLNMAARQSLKSIGDELTSRMQRINNQLIIMQQDIDTEITTIPKQINEIASEVAKLNASIRIAGAQGGEANDLRDKRDTLIDELSNLVEVRTVEQQDGTMTVLVGSNVMVERDSSTELTPVSQSGGDRNIKKTGIISTEGDEFIPERGKLGALMNFRDEVIPGIITRLDKLAESLVTRLNFEHRNGYGLDGETNRDFFDPLKTQAFNISLSADIDDVGHIAVSGDGTKGDNSNARNIDIMKNTKIVDQTFTLSEYYNSLIADIGIIGQESYNGRVNQELLVNQIDSARERVKGVSIDEELIKMIQTQHIYQGASRLITTMDELLDTVVNMKR
- the flgL gene encoding flagellar hook-associated protein FlgL encodes the protein MRITDKILHNNFIYNLAYASERLYESETKVLTNKRLNKPSDSPVDVMTDLAIRTKLDEITQFQRNISRSQTLLQNTESITSQMQEIFQRVNTLTIQGASDSYGPTDKLSISYEVNQLLEQVYSYANNRSESIYTFSGTYSDTAPYIAIRNSDGEIESVKSAGSSGDIITTIGENINMKVNINGEDLFESGENLFNVLIDIRDSLRANDSDSLRNDIGKLETASEKIINIQAVIGSRLNRITAADSRAENDTISFTEFLSNTEDIDASEAIMDYQLQLLTLQSSLQAGSRLIQPKLSDFLS
- a CDS encoding rod-binding protein; its protein translation is MDPVSNMTAVSHEGIQLQKQGQAFISLEREQGMYSLKKTTTDDDTVRKKARLREAAEGFEGIFIRKLLSTMRSTMSENSMFGTGPEGDIYGDIIDNALADVMAKRGILGLGDKLYDSMAARLEKKPETETNHIPKAEFLKIRR
- a CDS encoding flagellar protein FlgN, which codes for MELNACIEELLDILKREIQSFNTVSELLILEEKSLIEFNTATLAENLEHQEDVFSSIACLEKSRINVLNRISSILGEETDLSTLETLFPLVDATYRKKLQETGHVLNTIYENIKKKKIANSILIKQGIILVESDIRVMLNVLGKTAQKKHGYSSKAELQHNSGGVCIDGTM